The proteins below come from a single Flavobacterium lindanitolerans genomic window:
- a CDS encoding acyl carrier protein, translating to MSDIASRVKAIIVDKLGVDENEVVTEASFTNDLGADSLDTVELIMEFEKEFDIQIPDDQAENIATVGQAISYIEEAKK from the coding sequence ATGTCAGACATTGCATCAAGAGTTAAGGCGATTATCGTAGACAAATTAGGCGTTGACGAAAACGAAGTTGTAACAGAAGCTAGCTTCACAAATGATTTAGGAGCTGATTCATTAGACACTGTTGAGCTTATTATGGAATTCGAAAAAGAATTTGACATTCAGATTCCAGACGACCAGGCTGAAAACATTGCTACTGTAGGTCAAGCAATTTCTTACATAGAAGAAGCAAAAAAATAA
- a CDS encoding phosphoribosylglycinamide formyltransferase, whose translation MKKIILFASGSGSNAENIIRYFQDKKTAETVAVFSNNPNAKVLEKAEKLGVPCYVFTKEELNTGKVLEQVMMLNPDLIVLAGFLWKFPTDIVTQYPNKIINIHPALLPKYGGKGMYGMNVHRAILENKESHSGISIHYVNENYDEGAMIFQAEVAVDNCTTPEEIALKVQELEHAHFPEVIDKILN comes from the coding sequence ATGAAAAAAATCATCCTGTTTGCTTCGGGTTCGGGTTCCAATGCCGAAAACATTATCCGCTATTTTCAGGATAAGAAAACAGCCGAAACGGTAGCGGTTTTTTCAAATAATCCGAATGCTAAAGTTTTAGAAAAAGCTGAAAAACTAGGAGTGCCGTGTTATGTTTTTACAAAAGAAGAACTCAATACGGGCAAAGTGTTGGAGCAGGTGATGATGCTTAATCCGGATTTGATTGTGCTAGCCGGGTTTTTATGGAAATTTCCAACCGACATTGTAACCCAATACCCGAATAAAATTATCAATATCCATCCGGCACTGTTGCCAAAATATGGCGGAAAAGGCATGTATGGAATGAATGTCCACAGGGCCATTTTAGAAAATAAGGAATCGCATTCCGGAATCAGTATTCATTATGTGAATGAAAATTATGATGAGGGTGCTATGATTTTTCAGGCAGAGGTTGCAGTTGATAATTGCACGACTCCAGAAGAAATAGCACTTAAGGTGCAGGAATTGGAACATGCACATTTTCCTGAAGTCATTGATAAAATTTTAAACTAA